The following proteins are co-located in the Alcaligenes faecalis genome:
- the leuE gene encoding leucine efflux protein LeuE, whose amino-acid sequence MLEQIGVVNFWAFVVGTVFIVLLPGPNSLYVLASGAGHGVREGYKAALGVVVGDGILMTLTALGAASLLKTLPMLYTGIRWLGAAYLLYLGVRLLQSAFRQGGSVQSVDTRLRHETRFRKALLLSLLNPKAILFFLSFFVQFVDPSKGHTGLAFMLLGLVVELISICYLSLLIFGGDRLAGIFRRHQRLSRMGNGSVGLLFMGFAARMISD is encoded by the coding sequence GTGCTTGAACAAATCGGTGTAGTCAATTTTTGGGCCTTTGTGGTGGGCACGGTGTTTATCGTGCTATTGCCTGGGCCCAATTCCTTGTATGTCTTGGCCAGTGGTGCCGGACATGGTGTGCGTGAAGGCTATAAAGCAGCCTTGGGCGTTGTCGTGGGCGATGGCATCTTGATGACCTTGACCGCCTTGGGCGCTGCCTCGCTACTTAAGACGCTGCCCATGTTGTATACGGGTATACGTTGGCTGGGTGCGGCCTATTTGTTGTATTTGGGTGTGCGGCTGTTGCAGTCGGCCTTCAGGCAAGGTGGTTCGGTGCAGTCTGTAGATACGCGTTTGCGTCACGAAACGCGCTTTCGCAAGGCCTTGCTCTTGAGTTTGTTGAATCCCAAGGCCATCTTGTTCTTCCTGTCTTTTTTCGTGCAATTTGTGGACCCGTCCAAGGGGCATACGGGCCTGGCCTTTATGTTGCTGGGTCTGGTGGTGGAGCTGATCAGTATTTGTTATTTGTCTTTGCTGATTTTTGGCGGTGACCGCCTGGCAGGAATTTTCCGACGTCATCAGCGTCTGTCCCGTATGGGCAATGGCTCGGTGGGGCTACTGTTCATGGGCTTTGCAGCCCGGATGATCAGCGACTAA
- a CDS encoding acetyl-CoA hydrolase/transferase family protein, with product MFKDRIRSPELEGKVMTAQEATAFFKDGMNVGMSGFTRAGDCKVMPRALAERAQTEPLKLNVVTGASLGNDSDGLMAEAGILARRSPFQVDSVLRRHINEGKVLFTDQHLSLTVEHMRSGNLPAIDIAVIEAVAITETGAIVPTTSVGNSASFAQQAKQIIVELNLSMPVEMEGLHDIYVPEARPNRQPIELTDVDQRIGSTAIQVDPSRIVGIVVTDALDSPSSVLPPDEETQAIAGHIIEFLKGEVDAGRMSHSLLPLQVGIGTIANAVTYGLLDSPFTDLKMYSEVLQDSAIAMLDSGQLSFASASSLTLSAPKMAQFLEGLENYRDKLVLRPQEISNHPELVRRLGIIAINTALEFDIYGNVNSTHVCGTHMMNGIGGSGDFARNAHLSIFVSKSVAKDGAISSVVPMASHVDHCEHDVAVLVSEWGLADLRGLAPRERARVIIEKCAHPDYRPALLDYVERASQRGGHTPHILEEALSWHVRFQQEGTMKQEQFQNQELVTA from the coding sequence ATGTTCAAGGATCGCATTCGTTCCCCCGAATTGGAAGGCAAAGTCATGACCGCTCAGGAGGCAACTGCCTTCTTCAAAGACGGGATGAATGTCGGGATGAGCGGTTTTACTCGCGCCGGGGACTGTAAGGTCATGCCGCGTGCCTTGGCCGAGCGCGCCCAGACCGAGCCATTAAAACTGAATGTGGTAACTGGCGCTTCGCTGGGTAATGATAGCGATGGCTTGATGGCAGAGGCCGGTATTCTGGCCCGCCGCTCGCCGTTTCAAGTGGATTCGGTGTTGCGCCGTCATATCAATGAAGGCAAGGTTCTGTTTACCGACCAGCACTTGTCCCTGACTGTGGAGCACATGCGCTCGGGCAACCTGCCTGCCATCGACATCGCCGTCATTGAAGCGGTTGCCATTACTGAAACGGGCGCGATTGTGCCAACGACGTCGGTAGGTAATTCGGCCAGCTTTGCCCAGCAAGCCAAACAAATCATTGTTGAGCTGAACCTGAGCATGCCGGTGGAGATGGAAGGCTTGCACGATATCTATGTGCCTGAGGCCCGCCCCAATCGCCAGCCTATTGAACTGACGGATGTGGACCAGCGTATTGGCAGCACCGCCATTCAGGTGGATCCCTCCCGCATCGTGGGTATTGTGGTAACGGACGCGTTGGACAGCCCCTCCAGTGTGCTGCCGCCTGATGAAGAAACCCAGGCGATTGCCGGTCATATTATCGAGTTTCTGAAAGGCGAGGTGGACGCTGGCCGCATGAGCCACTCCTTGCTACCCCTGCAGGTGGGTATCGGTACGATTGCCAATGCCGTCACTTATGGCCTGCTGGATTCTCCCTTTACCGACCTGAAAATGTATTCGGAAGTCTTGCAGGACAGCGCGATTGCCATGCTGGACTCGGGTCAGTTGAGCTTTGCCTCGGCGTCGTCCTTGACTCTGTCCGCCCCCAAGATGGCGCAGTTCCTGGAAGGCCTGGAAAATTACCGTGACAAGTTGGTGCTACGTCCACAGGAAATCAGTAATCACCCAGAGTTGGTACGTCGCCTGGGCATCATCGCAATCAACACGGCCCTGGAATTTGATATCTACGGCAATGTGAACTCCACGCATGTCTGTGGCACCCATATGATGAATGGCATTGGCGGTTCCGGCGACTTCGCCCGTAATGCGCACCTGTCCATTTTTGTCAGCAAGTCTGTTGCCAAGGATGGCGCCATCTCCAGTGTGGTGCCGATGGCTTCGCACGTAGACCACTGCGAGCACGATGTGGCCGTGCTGGTTTCCGAATGGGGCCTGGCGGATTTGCGAGGGCTGGCTCCCCGTGAGCGTGCCCGCGTGATCATCGAGAAATGTGCCCACCCTGACTACCGTCCCGCTTTGTTGGACTATGTTGAACGCGCCAGCCAGCGTGGCGGTCATACGCCCCACATCCTGGAAGAGGCCCTGTCCTGGCACGTTCGTTTCCAGCAGGAAGGCACGATGAAACAGGAGCAGTTCCAGAACCAGGAACTTGTTACTGCGTAG